gtgatccctgcatagagctggatcctgtggggtgagggcatgtaagttatccctttatagagctgtatcctgtggggtgagggcatgtaagtgatccctttgtagagctgtatcctgtggggtgagggcatgtaggtgatcattgcatagagctgtatcctgtggggtgagggcatgtaagtgatccctttatagagctggatcctgtggggtgagggcatgtaggtggtccctttatagagctggatcctgtggggtgagggcatgtaggtgatccctgcatataGCTGGATCCTGTggtgtgagggcatgtaagtgatccctttatagagctggatcctgtggggtgagggcatgtgggtgatccctgcattgagctggatcgtgtggggtgagggcatgtaagtgatccctttatagagctggatcctgtggggtgagggcatgtaggtggtccctttatagagctggatcctgtggggtgaggacatgtaggtgatccctgtatagagctgcaTCCTGTGGGGTgtgggcatgtaagtgatccctttatagagctggatcctgtggggagagggcatgcaggtgatccctgcatagagctggatcctgtggggtgagggcatgtaggtgatccctgcatagagctggatcctgtggggtgagggcatgcaagtgatccctttatagagctggatcctgtagggtgagggcatgtaggtgatccctgtatatagctggatcctgtggggtgagggcatgtaagtgatccctttatagagctggatcctgtggggtgagggcatgtaggtgatccctgcatggagttggatcctgtggggtgagggcatgtaggtgatccctgcatagagctggacactgtggggtgagggcatgtaagtgatgcctttatagagctggatcctgtggggtgagggcatgtaggtgatcgcTGCAAAGAGCTGGAACCTGtgaggtgagggcatgtaagtgatccctgcatagagctggatcctgtggggtgagggcatgtaggtgatccctttatagagctggttcctgtggggtgagggcatgtaggtgatccctgcatagagctggatcctgcggggtgagggcatgtaagtgattcctatatagagctggatcctgttgggtgagggcatgtaggtgatctctgtatagagctggatcctgtggggtgagggcatgtaggttatccctgcatagagctggatcctgcggggtgagggcatgtaagtgatccctttatagagctggatcctgtggggagagggcatgtaggtgatccctgcatagagctggatcctgtggggtgagggcatgtaggtgatccctgcatagagctggatcctgtggggtgagggcatgtaagtgattcctttatagagctggatcctgtggggtgagggcatgtaagtgatccctttatggaattggatcctgtggggtgagggcatgtaggtgatccccgcatagagctggatcctgtggggtgagggcatgtaagtgatccctttatagagctggatcctgtggggtgagggcatgtaggtgatccctttaaagagctggatcctgtggggtgagggcatgtaggtgatccctgcatagagctggatcctgtggggtgagggcatgtaggtgaaccctgcatagagctggatcctgtggggtgagggcatgtaagtgatccctttatagagctggatcctgtggggtgagggcatgtgggtgatccctgcatagagctggatcgtgtggggtgagggcatgtaagtgacccctttatagagctggatcctgtggggtgagggcttgtaggtgatccctgcatagagctggatcctgtagggtgagggcatgtaagtgatccctttatagtgCTGGATCCTCTggagtgagggcatgtaggtgatccctgcatagagctggatcctgtggggtgagggcatgtaagttatccctttatagagctgtatcctgtggggtgagggcatgtaagtgatccctttgtagagctgtatcctgtggggtgagggcatgtaggtgatcattgcatagagctgtatcctgtggggtgagggcatgtaagtgatccctttatagagctggatcctgtggggtgagggcatgtaggtgatccctgcatagagctggatcctgtggggtgagggcatgtaagtgatccctttatagagttggatcctgtggggtgagggcatgtaggtgatccctgcatagagctagatcctgtggggtgagggcatgtaagtgatccctttatagagctggatcctgtggggtgagggcatgtgggtgatccctgcatggagctggatcgtgtggggtgatggcatgtaagtgatccatttatagagctggatcctgtggggtgagggcatgtaggtggtccctttatagagctggatcctgtggggtgaggacatgtaggtgatccctgtatagagctgcatcctgtggggtgagggcatgtaagtgacccctttatagagctggatcctgtggggagagagcatgtaggtgatccctgcatagagctggatcctgtggggtgagggcaagtAGGTGATccgtgcatagagctggatcctgtggggtgagggcatgcaagtgatccctttatagagctggatcctgtggggtgagggcatgtaggtgatccctgtatatagctggatcctgtggggtgagggcatgtaagtgatccctttttagagctggatcctgtggggtgaggg
This Schistocerca nitens isolate TAMUIC-IGC-003100 chromosome 1, iqSchNite1.1, whole genome shotgun sequence DNA region includes the following protein-coding sequences:
- the LOC126201981 gene encoding collagen alpha-1(III) chain-like, encoding MQGSPTCPHPTGSSSMQGSPTCPHPTGSSSKKGSLTCPHPTGSSYIQGSPTCPHPTGSSSIKGSLACPHPTGSSSMHGSPTCPHPTGSSSMQGSPTCSLPTGSSSIKGSLTCPHPTGCSSIQGSPTCPHPTGSSSIKGPPTCPHPTGSSSINGSLTCHHPTRSSSMQGSPTCPHPTGSSSIKGSLTCPHPTGSSSMQGSPTCPHPTGSNSIKGSLTCPHPTGSSSMQGSPTCPHPTGSSSIKGSLTCPHPTGYSSMQ
- the LOC126201906 gene encoding uncharacterized protein LOC126201906; the encoded protein is MQGSPTCPHSRGSSTIKGSLTCPHPTGSSSMQGSPTSPHPTGSSSIKGSLTCPHPTRSSSMQGSPTCPHPTGSSSIKGSLTCPHPTGSSSMQGSPTCPHPTGSSSMQGSPTCPHPTGSSSLKGSPTCPHPTGSSSIKGSLTCPHPTGSSSMRGSPTCPHPTGSNSIKGSLTCPHPTGSSSIKESLTCPHPTGSSSMQGSPTCPHPTGSSSMQGSPTCPLPTGSSSIKGSLTCPHPAGSSSMQG